The DNA region attcctttttgaccctaggcttgccctagtggtcctgttactcacctttgagttcatgttttcaggttgaccaacaaatgaccaatgagaccaattcttttcgattgagcttgcttgaatatctttgtctaacttgtttgttttgtaggtggcttggctcacatgccttgagccttgtgccttgcacattcacttgcttgtgttgactggttgatatctgtttcattcgatttaactttgacttgtgtactgatctgtttgactatttcaggtaccattagttgcttagttctttgaacttgctttgctttgctttaatagcaacttgctttgaggtataatcccttaatcttcatgtagtctggaagacctggtctgttacttggccaggcaactgtctgaagtcctccttaagaggtaatgtttgtggatgtttaattttgtccttgcatagagtcaaagacctcctaagtgaagaggcaattggcagaacccaagggatatgcaacctatcccctgctattctgtgtgtcatctgttttgatgcattgcagatacaaacccaagatcttgtacaattgtacagttgagtcagttttaaatgtgtagaagggttcccactttctgaacccacacattcttgtcttaagctctcccaggccagggataagagctgtgaagtcttatcttcactcatctttcatctgcttcaccttagcccctcaatggcaaggttaagagcacattcacccagttccagaggtttgtttgttgaggttgatatgacccctcgactaaaacctaacccttgtttgagccacttgcttgtgtatagtgtgtgctatctgtgcttgtatgtttgtttgacttgcttcctgtgcaagttagggttagtttagacttgcttcctgtgcaagttaggttttgcttggcttgcttcctgtgcaagttaagtatgtgtgtggcttgcttccgGTGCAAGTCAtgttaggataggcttgcttcctgtgcaagttagctagaaaccttaacttagggttgactttgcatgataacatctaggctcgagtcgtagtctccctagttgtgtccccctctgttatctggttaggctagtcctgtatccctctgtaggggaactacgtcaccctgatcctcataccagatgaggtacgtaggcaggagattgagctgatctctccgggcgccttttcttttcttttgtgtgcgttgcttgacagttataggctcgagtccccgactccctattaacttgttgtcttgttgtgtgcttggaagctgatgtaagtccatcgagtggcagttaggttccagtgtgcgtgtgtttggttcggatgctgatgtaagtccagtgattggcattcaggctccatgtttgcctttttgagtgtgttttggttcggatgctgatgtaagtccaatgattggcattcaggctccacgtttgcctttgccagtgtttgttttgtgcgtgtcagctgagctacgaatgctctgattcttctctcgtccgaggagatacgtatgcataggatgcgatatcctagcgagcatgtgtcgtttccccagtccgaactacttcgactctgatgtctatgcctgatagactaagtaggcccaggatacgatgtcctgccgagtcagtttcagtcttgttttcttgtgtctctttcagccagtgtgtgtgtgtgtttgagcagcgtttagcaaccattttccttccttttgtgcgtggatcccgtagagtactacggatgcgtaggggtgctaataccttcccttcgcataaccgactcccgaacccattctctttggtcgcgagaccatgtcttttcccaggtttactctgagcgtttcctttccctctttcgggataaataacgcacggtgacggctctgttgttcttgttttcccgccggtttttcgcgtgatgcgacaacgggttacgtcccgagatcaagcaggctattggatatcagcggattagagtgttttctgacttggtggactgttgcaggatttttgaacaggataccaaggctagagcggagagctatcagcagagggttgataggaaaggcaagaatcagaatgatcgtggaaaaccgtatgcagctggcaagggtttccagagacagagtgggatgaggagacctagtgggggagactccagtgcacctgctaagtgttacagatgtggtcaggctggacatcgtatccatgagtgtaccagtactgagaagaagtgtttcaagtgtggaaaaggtggccacttggctgcagagtgccggttgaagactgtgacttgtttcaactgtggagaggtgggtcatatcagtccacagtgtcctaagccgaagagagagaaccagtcgggaggcaaggtctttgctttatcgggttctaagacttctgcagatgatcgtttgatccgaggtacgtgttatattaatggctttcctcttgtagctattattgacacaggtgcgactcattcctttatatccttggattgtgctgtgaaacttaaattagagatatctgagatgcatggtagtatggtgattaatactcctgcgaagggttcagtgactactacttcagtttgtttaaattgtcctttggGTATTTTTAGTAGAGACTTTTGGatagacctcgtgtgtcttccactagtgcagattgatgttatcctgggtatgaactggttggtgtttaaccgagtttatatcaactgttttgataagactgtgatttttcctgagattgaggaaggaaagagtttgtttctatcagcaaggcaggtgaatgaggcagtagtagacggggcagagttgtttatgctgttagcgactttggaggctaaagataaactggtgaattgcgatctagccgtggtgtgtgattttcctgatgtgtttcctgaagaagtgaatgaattgccgccagagcatgaagttgagttctcgattgatttagtacctggtactagaccgatatcgatggctccgtaccgtatgtctgctgttgaattaactgaattgaagagtcagttggaagatctgttggataagaaatttattcgtccgagtgtgtcgccgtggggtgcaccagtgttattggttaagaagaaagaaggtactctgaggttgtgtgtggactacaggcaactgaataaagtgacgatcaagaatcggtatcctttgccgaggattgatgatttgatggatcagttggttggtgcgagtgtgttcagtaaaatagatttgagatcgggttatcatcagatacgtgtgaaaactgaggatattcagaagactgctttcagaacaaggtatggacattatgagtattctgtaatgccttttggtgtgactaatgcgcctggagtatttatggaatatatgaataggattttccatccgtacctagacaagtttgttgtggtgtttattgacgatattttggtgtattcgaaatttgaagaagaacatgctgaacatttgagagtggttttaggagttctacgagaaaagaagttatttgctaaactgtctaaatgtgaattttggttagaagaagtgagttttcttggtcatgtgatttcaagaggtggtattgctgttgatccttctaagatagaagcggtatctaagtgggaagctccgaagtcagtttctgagataaggagttttcttggacttgcaggttattataggaagttcattgagggattttctaagttggcgttaccgttgacgatgttgactagaaaggggcaagcgtttgtttgggactcaaaatgtgaagagggtttccaagagttaaagaaaaggttaactactgctcctattctgatattaccaagtccgtcggaaccatttgaggtttactgtgatgcttcattgttgggtttgggtggtgttttgatgcaggataagcaggttgtagcttatgcttcgagacaactgaaggttcatgagaggaactatccgacacacgatttagagttgaCAGCTatggtatttgttctgaagttatggaggcattacttgtacgggtcaagatttgaggttttcagtgaccataaaagtttaaagtatttgtttgatcagaaagagctgaatatgagacagaggagatggttagagtttctgaaggattatgactttggtttgaattaccatccgggcaaagcaaacgtagtggctgatgcattgagtcggaaatcattgcatatgtctatgttaatggttaaggaactggatttaattgagcagtttagagacttgagtttggtgtgtgagagtactcacaatagtgttaaattgggaatgttgaagttaacgagtggtattctggatgagattagagagggtcagaaatccgatgtgcttttggttgataagttgactctagtgaatcaaggtcaaggtggtgaattcagagttgatgagaatggtgttttgaaatttggtaatcgggtgtgtattccggatgttaccgaacttaagaagagtattcttgaggaaggacatcgtagtggcctgagtattcatcctggagctacgaagatgtatcatgatttgaaaaagttattttggtggccgggaatgaaaagagaaattgcgagttttgtttattcttgtttgacttgtcagaagtcaaagattgagcatcagaagccgtctgggctaatgcaaccgttggctattccagagtggaagtgggacagtatcagtatggattttgtttctggtttaccgaggacaattaagaattttgaagctatttgggtgattgttgacagattgacaaaatcggctcatttcattccgatcagaatggattatccgttagagagattagctgagttgtatattgagaaaattgtaagtttgcatggtattccgtcgagtattgtttcggacagagatcctagatttacatcgaagttctgggaaggtttgcagagggctttgggaactaagctgaaattgagttctgcatatcatccgcagactgatggtcagattgagaggacgattcagtcgctggaggatcttttgagggcttgtgttttggaaaagggaggtgcttgggattgctatttacctttgattgagtttacctacaacaatagttttcattcgagcattggtatggcaccgtttgaagctttgtatggtaggagatgtcggacacctttatgttggtatgagtccggtgagagtgctgtgattggaccggagattgttcaacaaactacggaaaagattaagatgattcaggagaagatgaggattgctcagagtcgtcagaagagttatcacgacaagaggaggaagtcacttgagtttcaagagggagaccatgtgtttcttcgtgttactccgataactggggttggtcgagctttgaagtcgaagaagttgacacctcgatttattggtccttatcagattttggagaggataggggaggtagcctatcgtatcgctttaccgccgtcacttgcgaatttgcatgaggtttttcatgtgtctcagttgaggaggtacattcatgattcgacgcatgtggtccaagtagatgatgtacaggtgagagataacctgattgttgaaacatcacctatgaggattgaggatcgagagttgaagcagttgcggggtaaagagattgctttggtgaaggtagcttggggaggaccagcaggtggcaacgtgacgtgggaacttgagagccagatgaaggagtcttatccggagttattcgcttgaggtatgttttcgaggacgaaaactcttttagtgggggagagttgtaacaccccgataaaataagataattatttaatttaagttaataatatatttattaatttaattaaataattggaatattattattggaattattattattggattattattttattggaataaaagttggaatttagaaaaggtcccatttggtaaaaggggttaattttcacgtgaaaaggaaaaaagagacagaaaagtggaaaagggcaaagagaaccagagaacaagggttgaagagaggaagagcttgaagctgaaggattgccggattaactcaggtaaggggggtttatcgtcgtttaatgggtattatgggataacatgtagtgggtagtgataaaccgttgattttgactctgattagaatgacgtatactgaaatttgtgaaaatattggatgaacgaaatatgggttttaattggagaaatttgtaggaattagatgtaataatgttagcaATTGTGGAATCGAATaaggtatgattcgtgttagatgatatgaacgattactgtgtaaaattggattgtaggaggttggatttgggagatctcgtagcagagaaaaccatagcagatctggaaaattggtttctggtcatacgcgtatggcactaggcaatacgcgtatgagatggcctggtacgcgtatggcactaggcattacgcgtatggatgaggaagatgatgttttgaacgtgatttggtctctgttggtacgcgtatgatgaagtggtacgcgtagcatacgcgtatgagacaggtgatacgcgtatgggattgaCGTAGAAAtggtccatacgcgtatgggactaggcaatacacgtatgggcaggattgtgattttctgtgctgtcgtcgtgcagtttttggttgttcagctgagtaatgtaatttagctgatgtatgatagagtagggatcatttcccgttgttttgaacagtatagttattagtagagtgtgctaatactgtgattgattatgtggcatgacataatatgattatgtgataaatatgttgatgatgtatgatggtatgcataacgttgtgaatgtgtatatcatgtatgaaattatgaatggactgtttatggcttagagtgtgagcatatgttcattgcggatgattgttgatgtttgcatgactaagtgatttagcttgcatatggtggcctttatggtggtagctaattcccatggtgaggaattagtgacttagtattgtggattgttgttgatgtttgcatgctaggtgattagcgtgcatatcatagcccttggggtggtagctaattcccatggtgaggaattagtgagtgagtcactaagtctcaaatgagtgggactagtgagcttggtagccgtatctggatttgatcggtgaggttgaactatatgttcacgaatagtcggtaccgcatgcatggagtctcattgcataatttatgtatgtatggcgtataatatgaatggatgtattccaatattatacgtgttgtttcggtgattgtgttgagtatgatttttgagttgatattgtcgttgctgaatatgtgtgatctgattagggtgatgatatgtgttaaattacttagcattacatgatattttataatgcttattatatcgattgaggaactcacccttacaactatgttttcaggtaacgagtagtgattgagtagaagctagtccttggagtctagtgtagttccttagggggtcatgctctggtagatgtaacatcgggatgggatgttttggctatgttttcatttggttgttgaacaactttacatgtaatgtattacatggttagaatgttgttagtttttatccgctgcgtattatgcaaatgttttattttggttaaataaatgagcatgacaggatattttggaaaaacggtgtgaagtgtccagtgtgacacccttgaattgcatatttactctgatttatgttttgatgttttaatttatttttggggtattttagaagggtgttacacctgCCCCTGAGAAATCCTCAGGTGGCTTCACTTATTTTTTGACATGTGTTGATGCCTACTCTAGGTTTGTGTGGGTCTTCCCTCTTAGGCTAAAATCTGATACTTTGCCTCAATTCATTCAATTCAAAACTATGGTTGAAATGCAGTTTAATTGCAAAATCAAAACAGTACAAAGTGATGGTGGGGGTGAATTTAGACCTTTTACAAAGTACCTTCAAGAGCTAGGCATTATTCATCGATTTACTTGTCCCCATACTCATCATCAAACTGGCTTAGTTGAGCGCAAACACCGTCACATTGTTGAAACCGGTCTTGCCTTACTTGCTCAGTCCACCCTTCCCTTAAAATTTTGGGATCATGCCTTTGTCACGGCTGCCTACTTGATTAATAGGCTCCCAAGTCCTACTCTTGGAAACTTATCACCTTACTTCAAACTTCTCCATAAACATCCTGATTACACATGTCTCCTTGTCTTTGGCTGTGCGTGTTTCCCTTTCCTCCGTCCCTACAATGCTCACAAACTTGATTATCGGTCTAAGGAGTGTATttttctaggatactccactgTTCATAAGGGGTACAAATGTTTGGCTGCCAATGGACATCTCTATATTTCTAAGGATGTTCTTTTCCATGAAACAAAGTTTCCTTATTCCCTTTTATTTCCCACTTCCACTCCACCTTCTACTGCTGCTCCTACTTCCCCTGTTTCTGCTTCTTCATGGTTCATGGCTGAAGCTTTTCCTCATCCTCACCTTCTTAATTCTGGCAGTCCTACACCATCTCTTTCTTCTACTGCTACTGGTGTCAGTCCTACTTCCCCTCCCAGTCCTCTTCATACTCCTGCTGATATCAACTCTCCACATACGCCTATTCCCTCCACTTCTTCTTCTCCTGGCCTGATTCTCTCTGATATTGCTAAATGCAGTACCATTTCTCCCTCCTCTTCTCCTGCAGAATCTTCTGTCAGCCATGTCCCCTTACCCTTTAACCCATCCCAACCTTTTATTCATCCCCTTAACACTCATATTATGCAAACACGAGCCAAAAGTGGCGTCACTCAACCAAGACTTACTCCCACACTCTTACTCACTCACATGGAACCTTCCTCTGTCAGTCAGGCCTTGGCTGTTCCACACTGGTTTCAGGCAATGAAAGATGAATTTCAGGCACTTTTGAAAAATCAGACATGGACTTTGGTGTCTCCATCTGACTCAAGGAAGCCCATTGGTTGTAAATGGGTCTTTAGGGTCAAGGAAAATTCTGATGGTTCCATAAACAAATACAAGGCTAGGCTTGTGGCAAAGGGCTTTCACCAACAAGCTGGCAGTAACTTTCAGGAAACCTTTTCGCTAGTTGTTAAGTCGGTTACAGTCAGAACGGTTCTAACACTTGCTGTCACTCATGGGTGGTTCATTCAGCAAATTGATGTGAACAATGCTTTTCTCAATGGTAGTCTTGAGGAGGAAGTTTACATGCACCAACCCCCTGAATTTGAAGTATCTGATAAGAGCCTGGTATGCAAATTAAATAAAGCTATTTATGGGCTCAAGCAGGCTCCTAGGGCCTGGTTTGACAAGCTTAAAGGAGCTTTATTGCAACACCAGTTTACGGCCAGCAGGTGTGATCCTAGCCTGTTTTTCCTTAACACAAACAACCTGCATATTGTGATCTtggtctatgttgatgatattatcATCACTGGAAACTCAGCCTCATTTATCACCTCCTTGATCAAGAGCTTAAATGCTGCCTTCTCCCTCAAAGAACTTGGAAAATTGGATTACTTCCTAGGTATTGAGGTCTCTCACCTCCCTAATGGCTCTTTGTTTCTATCTCAAACTAAGTATGTGTGTGATTTACTGGCCAAAGTCAATATGCTCAATGCCAATGGGATGCCAACTCCCATGGTCTCTAGTAGCAAGCTGTCAAAAGTTGGCTCTGACAGTGTTGCTGATCCTGCTTTGTACAGGTCCGTGGTTGGGGCACTGCAATATGCCACCTTAACAAGACCAGAGATTTCTTTCTCTGTTAACAAAGTGTGTCAGTTTTTGTCCAACCCTCTCGAGGAGCATTGGAGAGCAGTAAAGAGAATTTTAAGGTACTTATGTGGCACTTTACAGCATGGGCTGCTTCTCCAACCTGCTCAAACTCAGCAGCCCCTTTCTTTACTAGGgttttgtgatgctgattgggcttCGGATCCTGATGACAGAAGATCCACTTCTGGTGCGTGTGTTTTCCTTGGTCCCAATCTCATATCTTGGTGGTCTAAGAAGCAGCAGCTGGTTGCTAGGTCTAGTGCAGAGGCCGAGTACAGGAGCATGGCACAGCTTGCTGCAGAGATATTGTGGGTGCAGTCCTTGCTGAGGGAGCTTCACTGCAActttcaaactccaaaaattTTGTGTGACAACCTCAGCACAGTTACACTTGCTCATAATCCAATCCTTCACAATAGAACCAAGCATATGGAGTTGGACATCTTCTTTGTTAGAGAGAAGGTGCTTAGCAAAAGTCTTGTGGTGGCTCATGTTCCTGCTCATGATCAGTGGGCAGATGTGTTCACCAAACCTTTATCAGCTGTGAAATTCCTTCCTCTCCGTGACAAGTTAAGAGTGGTCAACAAACAAAGCTTGAGTGACACACCCTCAACTTCTAAGGGGGAATGATAGAGTTATATATTATATTGCATATTCTGGTAGCTTAGATTCAATCTGAGCCTTTCCTTTAGATTAGATCTGAGCCACTCAATTATGCTGAGCTGGCATAGTTTGTTACACTTGTGTGCTTTATAAGCATTTCTCTTGTAATTCTTTTATTCAAGAAATACAATATGAATTTCCCAATTATTCTCTCTAACAGATTCTGAGATTctatcatttactaaccaaatTATAATTGACCCACACAAAAATTATTGACATCTGAAAGAttcaaatttaaaatttaaaaaatagtAAACCTTGCTACAAGGTATGTACTAATCCTCTTCTGATTTAAATTAAAAGATTATCTTCAAGTGTCATTTCTAAGAGCATCTCCAATATAGTTTAATGTTTTGAGCATTGGAGCATATCTAAGCGTAGTTCTAATTACTTTAATATTTGTTTAAGTTCTATTATGAAACAGTGTATGAGATAAGTTGGTTGTCATTAAAAAAAATCTAATGAATATTCCTcaaaactaaaaataaaataaaaatagtagAGTATTAAAGGAAAACATCTGATAAGTTAATAAATATTAAAGTATTTACGTAAACCATTCCAATACTCATAATCACATAGTCTTTTTAACGCAAATTCATTCATAAGAAATACAAAGCCAACAAAGTTATGTGACTGCTATCACTAATTAAACTTTAATCTAAAATAAGACCTAGCCGGTTGTTTCGTTGTTACCCTCAACTCTTGAAGATACCCACGTTTCCATCGGTATGGGCACCGGCACTCCTAATACGGCCTGGTTAACGGCGGCTGATGGTGGTGGTGTTAATGTTAGACACTTCCAAAGAATTATCCCAACTACTATTAGAATAATAAACCCTCCTGCAAGTACACTTAAAATGATCGGCAATGGATCCGATTTGGGGATACTTCCATTTCCATAATAGATCGAATGTAAGATGTTTTCCGGTGGAAGTGCGGCAAATGGAGCAATGGAACctaaaattcaaataaaaatgaattaattagaaaccttctttaaaaaaaatcaatcaaaaataTATATCAAATCACCTTGGGGTGGTGATGAGTGATGAAGTGGCCTCATTTTTGTGTAGTGCAACTGTAAATGGGTTTGTGGAATATGCAGAGGCAAGATAGTGAAATATAAATAATTGGAAGAAAAAATTGGTTCGTACTCGTTTGGTTTTTGGTACTATTGAATTAAAGCAATTACTATATATATACACTCAAGACACGTGATTCAATTTTCAAATAGAATGTTTTTAAGTCAAGAGTGATGTCACTCATGTGAATGATTTATATTCTTGAGTAACGAAATTGGTAGTACTACTATAAGAATAAAACTTGTATTTTCTATTAAGTGACAATAAGCATAAAAATGATGGGTCTACATAAAATATGTAAGAAGAAATTACATCAATCACAATTCATAAATGCATAGTATTATATTctaattttattattaaatattGAAAATATTAGGCTTAATTAGAATATTTAATTGTAATATGTTGGTTATTTAAGTTTTTTTACACATCATTAATTTAAGTTACATAACGTCTACAACGTTGATCATTTTCTAAGAATTTATTTCAAAAATGCACAACTGTTATTAATGGTGTTTATGTGATTGTAACGTTGTTGAGATGATTGTCACTTTGCTGATATGTAATTGTTGTAAATTAACATTTATTTAATTAGACAAAATCTCCTAATTTAAGTAGCATCCCTAAACCTAATCCTAAAATTCCAAACTAAAAAAAAACAAGTTGCTGCAAACGGAGAAAGGAGAAGAAGGATTCGAGGGAGACGAACTAAGAAGCTAAGCATTGAATGTTG from Lathyrus oleraceus cultivar Zhongwan6 chromosome 1, CAAS_Psat_ZW6_1.0, whole genome shotgun sequence includes:
- the LOC127115758 gene encoding uncharacterized protein LOC127115758 — protein: MRPLHHSSPPQGSIAPFAALPPENILHSIYYGNGSIPKSDPLPIILSVLAGGFIILIVVGIILWKCLTLTPPPSAAVNQAVLGVPVPIPMETWVSSRVEGNNETTG